Proteins encoded together in one Alteribacter keqinensis window:
- the fliO gene encoding flagellar biosynthetic protein FliO: MVAWNFTAVKLALICIILMSFLFFPVQPVSAESTDYGESGRSVSDGLSGNGTDEADESPAVLNSGDPAEELPVSQGEQSYIGLLFQMCLALAFIIALIYGLLKLFNKRNQTFQSHSVISSVGGVNLGPNRSVQLIKVGDKLLVVGVGENIQLLKEVTDPEEVEKMLEEHRPQDAYDIPLNKAGRWLKETVSSGRKKPTSFSSLLEDSLKEVRSSQTNLHAKLKEKE, encoded by the coding sequence ATGGTTGCATGGAATTTTACTGCTGTTAAACTCGCGTTAATTTGTATTATTTTAATGAGTTTTCTTTTCTTTCCTGTACAACCGGTTTCAGCTGAAAGTACTGACTACGGAGAAAGCGGCCGTTCCGTTTCAGACGGTTTGTCAGGTAACGGGACGGATGAAGCTGACGAAAGCCCTGCTGTGCTGAATTCCGGAGACCCGGCAGAAGAACTGCCGGTTTCCCAGGGGGAGCAGAGTTATATCGGTCTTCTTTTTCAGATGTGTCTCGCTCTTGCTTTCATCATTGCCCTGATTTACGGCCTGCTGAAACTGTTCAATAAAAGGAATCAGACGTTTCAAAGCCACTCCGTCATTTCAAGCGTCGGCGGCGTAAACCTGGGTCCGAACCGTTCGGTGCAGCTTATAAAAGTAGGGGACAAGCTTCTCGTTGTAGGTGTGGGTGAAAATATACAGCTGCTAAAGGAAGTGACAGACCCAGAGGAAGTTGAAAAAATGCTCGAAGAACACCGTCCGCAGGATGCCTATGATATTCCATTGAACAAAGCGGGCAGGTGGCTGAAAGAAACGGTCTCTTCCGGGAGAAAGAAACCTACATCCTTTTCTTCCCTGCTTGAAGATAGCTTAAAAGAGGTTAGGTCATCACAGACAAACCTCCACGCCAAATTGAAGGAGAAAGAGTAA
- the fliQ gene encoding flagellar biosynthesis protein FliQ, with translation MSSEMVISLAERGVFTVILVAGPLLILALGIGLLVSVFQATTQIQEQTLAFIPKIVGVLIGLVVFGPWMLDVVLSFTEEIFSNLHLYIG, from the coding sequence ATGAGTTCAGAGATGGTCATTTCATTAGCGGAACGAGGCGTTTTTACCGTAATTTTAGTAGCTGGGCCACTGTTGATTCTGGCACTGGGAATAGGACTCCTGGTAAGTGTGTTTCAGGCAACCACACAAATCCAGGAACAGACCCTTGCATTTATTCCGAAGATTGTCGGGGTGCTGATCGGACTCGTTGTTTTCGGGCCGTGGATGCTCGATGTGGTTTTGTCTTTCACAGAAGAGATTTTCTCCAACCTGCACCTGTACATAGGGTAG
- the fliY gene encoding flagellar motor switch phosphatase FliY translates to MTDEMLSQEEINALLNGMNEPDDESKSKALYTEDYLSGIEQDALGEIGNISFGSAATALSTLLNEKVDITTPKVSIVRKEELDQEFPHPHVAIHVKYTTGFEGVNLMVIKTTDAAIIADLMLGGDGRNPDENLSEMHISAVQEAMNQMMGSASTSMSTIFNKKVDISPPGIDLLDVSENKGIHKLPDGDALAKISFDLKVGDLIDSRLMQLVSITFAKEMVEELMNPGKSGGEVAAAREDDTKLNEQKGSGDKHREPVKETSEPVTQNVYDSYNQIEELPHFSSGNVNERSANVAPAAFSDFETEERRGPVTEVKNLDMLLDIPLEVTVELGRTRRSIKDILELSQGSIIELDKLAGEPVDVLVNQKLIAKGEVVVIDENFGVRVTDIVSQHDRINKLR, encoded by the coding sequence TTGACTGATGAAATGTTAAGCCAGGAAGAAATTAATGCTTTGTTAAACGGAATGAATGAGCCTGATGATGAGAGCAAAAGCAAAGCGCTTTACACGGAAGACTACCTGTCAGGCATTGAGCAGGATGCTCTCGGTGAGATCGGCAACATTTCCTTTGGCAGTGCAGCAACGGCCTTATCAACACTCCTGAATGAAAAAGTAGATATTACAACGCCGAAGGTATCGATTGTCAGAAAAGAAGAATTGGATCAGGAGTTTCCTCATCCTCATGTAGCCATTCATGTTAAATATACGACCGGCTTTGAAGGGGTAAACCTGATGGTGATTAAGACAACCGATGCGGCGATCATCGCAGACCTTATGCTCGGAGGAGACGGCAGGAATCCAGATGAGAACCTTTCCGAAATGCATATCAGTGCGGTTCAGGAAGCGATGAATCAAATGATGGGTTCAGCTTCCACATCCATGTCTACGATTTTTAACAAGAAGGTGGACATCTCACCACCTGGCATTGATCTTCTGGATGTAAGTGAAAACAAAGGGATACATAAACTCCCTGACGGTGATGCCCTTGCAAAAATATCATTTGACCTGAAAGTCGGAGATCTGATCGATTCAAGGCTTATGCAGCTGGTGAGCATCACGTTTGCAAAGGAAATGGTCGAAGAACTTATGAACCCCGGAAAGAGCGGGGGAGAAGTGGCTGCTGCCCGTGAAGATGATACAAAGTTGAATGAACAGAAGGGCAGTGGTGATAAACACCGCGAGCCTGTTAAAGAAACGTCGGAACCGGTGACACAGAATGTGTATGATTCATACAATCAAATAGAAGAACTTCCTCACTTCAGTTCAGGCAATGTCAATGAAAGGTCGGCAAATGTAGCACCTGCTGCTTTTTCCGATTTTGAAACGGAAGAAAGAAGAGGGCCAGTAACAGAAGTGAAAAACCTCGATATGCTTCTGGATATTCCTTTGGAAGTCACCGTTGAACTTGGAAGGACAAGGAGATCGATTAAAGACATCCTTGAATTGTCCCAGGGCTCTATCATTGAACTGGATAAGCTCGCCGGAGAACCAGTGGATGTTCTCGTCAACCAGAAGCTTATTGCCAAAGGGGAAGTCGTTGTCATTGATGAAAATTTCGGTGTAAGAGTAACCGATATCGTAAGTCAGCATGACCGGATCAATAAACTCAGATAA
- a CDS encoding response regulator: protein MGARVLIVDDAAFMRMMIKDILSKNNYEVVAEAQDGQQAVELYKEHKPDLVTMDITMPEMDGITALKEIKGFDGDAKVIMCSAMGQQAMVIDAIQAGAKDFIVKPFQAERVLEAIGKTLG from the coding sequence ATGGGAGCAAGAGTATTAATCGTAGACGATGCCGCATTTATGCGGATGATGATCAAGGACATCCTGTCAAAAAACAATTATGAAGTTGTTGCAGAGGCTCAGGACGGCCAGCAGGCAGTGGAACTTTATAAGGAGCACAAACCGGACCTTGTAACAATGGATATTACAATGCCGGAGATGGACGGCATTACGGCTCTAAAAGAGATTAAAGGTTTTGACGGAGATGCAAAGGTCATTATGTGCTCTGCGATGGGCCAGCAGGCCATGGTCATTGATGCGATTCAGGCAGGTGCAAAAGATTTTATCGTTAAACCCTTTCAGGCTGAACGAGTGCTTGAAGCCATTGGTAAAACTCTGGGGTAA
- the fliM gene encoding flagellar motor switch protein FliM: protein MADVLSQGEIDALLSAISTGEMDADELKREEAERKVRTYDFKRALRFSKDQVRGLTRLHENFSRLLTTQMSAQLRTYVQIHVASVDQLPYEEFIRSVPKRTILTVFEPAPMDGRLLMEVNPNVAYAMLDRLLGGKGEALSKSEGLTEIETKIITQLFQKTLYTYQEAWSSVGDFDPVMEELEENPQFLQLVSPNETVVVISLETSIGEASGMINFCLPHVVIEHLLPKLSVHLWMQEKQKERLPFEEASLKKNVKKAVLPISVELGRSSITIQEFLQLDKMDVIELDQKTDTPLLVKVGSEPKYLAQPGKLKKNLAVQITDEIKEGEDID, encoded by the coding sequence TTGGCAGATGTATTATCACAAGGAGAGATCGATGCTCTTCTCTCGGCTATTTCAACAGGTGAGATGGATGCCGATGAACTGAAAAGAGAAGAAGCGGAAAGAAAAGTCCGCACTTATGATTTTAAGCGGGCCCTGCGTTTTTCAAAAGACCAGGTCAGAGGGCTGACCAGGCTGCACGAAAACTTCTCACGGCTGTTAACCACCCAGATGAGCGCGCAGCTGAGAACATACGTTCAGATCCATGTAGCCTCCGTCGACCAGCTTCCTTATGAGGAGTTTATCCGTTCCGTGCCCAAAAGGACGATTTTGACGGTTTTTGAGCCTGCTCCAATGGACGGGCGTCTCCTTATGGAAGTTAACCCGAACGTTGCTTATGCCATGCTCGACCGTCTGCTCGGCGGCAAGGGGGAGGCGCTCAGTAAGAGTGAGGGTCTGACGGAGATTGAGACAAAGATTATCACCCAGCTGTTCCAAAAAACATTGTATACGTATCAGGAAGCGTGGAGTTCAGTGGGTGATTTTGACCCGGTAATGGAGGAGTTAGAGGAAAATCCTCAATTCCTTCAGCTGGTGTCTCCAAACGAGACTGTCGTGGTCATTTCGTTGGAAACATCCATTGGTGAAGCTTCAGGCATGATCAATTTCTGTCTGCCCCACGTCGTAATTGAACACCTGCTTCCAAAACTCAGTGTTCACTTATGGATGCAGGAAAAACAAAAAGAACGCCTTCCTTTTGAAGAGGCATCACTTAAAAAGAATGTAAAAAAAGCAGTGCTGCCAATCAGTGTAGAGCTGGGACGCTCGTCGATCACGATCCAGGAATTTCTGCAGCTCGACAAGATGGATGTCATTGAGCTTGATCAGAAAACAGATACACCACTCCTTGTGAAAGTTGGCAGTGAACCAAAGTATCTGGCCCAGCCAGGGAAGCTGAAGAAGAACCTGGCAGTTCAAATTACCGATGAGATAAAGGAGGGAGAAGACATTGACTGA
- the fliP gene encoding flagellar type III secretion system pore protein FliP (The bacterial flagellar biogenesis protein FliP forms a type III secretion system (T3SS)-type pore required for flagellar assembly.), with product MPEIPALDIFSDDPQNLTSTIQLLLLLTVLALAPSILILMTCFTRVVIVLSFVRTGLATQQMPPNQVLIGLALFITFFVMAPVFQEINEEALQPLFDGEYTQEEAFEAAAGPIKEFMAQHTREKDLALFMGYQGLERPETLEDIPLTALVPAFAISELKTAFQIGFMIFVPFLIIDMVVASVLMSMGMMMLPPVMIALPFKILLFVMVDGWHLVIRSLLLSF from the coding sequence ATGCCGGAAATACCAGCATTGGATATATTCAGCGACGATCCTCAAAATTTAACATCAACCATACAGCTGTTATTACTATTGACGGTGCTGGCACTTGCTCCGAGTATCCTGATTTTGATGACGTGCTTTACACGTGTTGTCATCGTTTTAAGCTTTGTCCGGACAGGTCTTGCAACACAGCAGATGCCGCCTAACCAGGTGTTAATCGGACTGGCCCTGTTTATTACTTTCTTTGTGATGGCGCCTGTATTTCAGGAGATTAATGAAGAAGCCCTTCAGCCGTTGTTTGATGGGGAGTACACTCAGGAAGAAGCCTTTGAAGCTGCAGCCGGACCCATTAAGGAATTCATGGCCCAGCATACAAGGGAAAAGGACCTGGCATTGTTTATGGGGTATCAGGGGCTGGAAAGACCCGAGACACTGGAGGATATTCCTCTGACTGCACTTGTCCCGGCTTTTGCCATCAGCGAATTAAAAACAGCTTTTCAGATCGGGTTTATGATTTTTGTCCCGTTTTTAATTATTGATATGGTCGTGGCAAGTGTTCTCATGTCAATGGGGATGATGATGCTTCCTCCTGTCATGATTGCCCTGCCGTTTAAAATACTGCTGTTTGTCATGGTTGACGGGTGGCACCTTGTTATCAGGTCATTATTATTAAGTTTTTAA